From a single Pirellulaceae bacterium genomic region:
- a CDS encoding trypsin-like peptidase domain-containing protein yields the protein MKNRGWIAVLIWLVACSSGQGDEVSQARALSRAFRASAEKALPSVVTILTRSRSSGGEDSPLLNLIGGADAQVYDSVGSGVIISPDGWILTNHHVIADAIRLEVRLPDGRRFFPEKTLSDESSDVALVKIESTEDVPAAEIGNSNELAVGDWVIAIGSPFTLESSVSAGIISGINRRRSLSRGVEGQFLQTDAAVNPGNSGGPLLDLEGRVVGINTAISSLSGGFQGIGFAIPIARAMWIKQELQTYGKVRQALAGIRVATVSYDDAKQLNLPQLSGVTVVSTVPGRPGEAAGILAGDVILTFAGHKVGSDTEFASLVQQSPIDQPLTLEVFRNGEKLELTIQLQEKP from the coding sequence GTGAAGAATCGCGGTTGGATTGCTGTTTTGATTTGGCTGGTTGCCTGTAGCAGTGGCCAGGGCGATGAGGTCAGTCAAGCTCGGGCGCTGTCGCGCGCGTTTCGTGCTTCCGCAGAGAAGGCCTTGCCCAGCGTGGTGACTATATTGACGCGCTCACGGTCAAGCGGTGGCGAGGACAGTCCGCTGCTAAACCTGATCGGTGGCGCGGATGCCCAAGTATACGACTCAGTGGGGTCTGGCGTGATCATCAGTCCCGACGGCTGGATACTTACCAATCATCACGTGATCGCTGACGCCATACGATTGGAAGTACGATTGCCCGACGGACGCCGTTTTTTTCCTGAGAAGACTTTATCGGATGAAAGCAGCGATGTGGCCTTGGTAAAGATCGAGTCGACCGAAGATGTTCCGGCTGCGGAGATAGGCAATTCCAATGAACTGGCAGTCGGGGATTGGGTGATCGCGATTGGCAGCCCGTTCACGTTGGAGTCTTCGGTCAGTGCTGGCATCATTTCCGGCATCAATCGTCGTCGCAGTTTGTCGCGCGGCGTCGAAGGTCAATTCTTGCAGACCGACGCCGCCGTGAATCCCGGCAACTCGGGCGGTCCGCTGTTGGATTTGGAAGGGCGCGTAGTAGGAATCAATACAGCCATCTCCTCGCTGTCTGGGGGCTTTCAAGGTATCGGCTTTGCCATCCCCATCGCGCGGGCCATGTGGATCAAACAAGAGCTGCAGACGTACGGCAAGGTTCGGCAAGCACTGGCCGGCATCCGCGTGGCGACAGTGTCTTACGACGATGCCAAACAGTTGAATTTACCACAATTGTCCGGCGTGACTGTCGTTTCAACGGTGCCGGGGCGCCCCGGCGAGGCGGCCGGCATTTTGGCTGGCGACGTGATTTTGACTTTCGCTGGTCACAAAGTGGGCAGCGATACGGAGTTTGCCAGTTTGGTCCAGCAGTCGCCCATCGACCAACCGCTGACGCTTGAAGTATTTCGCAACGGCGAGAAGTTGGAATTGACCATTCAATTGCAAGAAAAACCATAG
- a CDS encoding PQQ-binding-like beta-propeller repeat protein: MLTNLARQRRTSVECLVGLLFLLGSTICGTGAYGQFQARAVTEDLFLTAPRSLQRLLAEGRSAIADGRYAEGIGALGAILQDDDQTLPEDLRGRDFFLGRATNGIYAQSLKGEVIRELNKLSPEARQILEVQFGVQARQLLDAGVAAGDLVAIASVARRFVHTQAGYDAMVLLAQFNLSHGFPLAAADTLQSLLDYPAARERYGVRLAFHAALAWQQSGKTSRAEKTLELAGRDFAGQSLQLAGRQIPIENVGEIIKVIGNDGQTGITDNSTPDWLTTGGSAARNATSKIGLPLPNERWEWFIHSSRPEGQALREAEETMRKAGAVLLPKLELRALDNTIVCRNNDATIVGLDFESGLLVWRRPSSAGVAPLKRGAWESGDQSLSTDLLSRVWGATSFGRITCDAHRCYHVVHLQDEMESTRGMGGMMSLATSRLEGISLARQGAILWSIGGSDSDEPQLSTAFFLGPPLPYAGQLYSIVENNGETELVVLDPETGKLQWRQQLASAAMMPIGLDRARQSQALTPSIADGVIICPTGVGGIVAIDLLTRSLRWGATYAVRGAMGNFNSPLLGQDYQPLQSRWFDEGLIIENGLVVFTPPESDLVVCYDLLTGEKLLERKRGNACYAAGVDSNNLIIVGPDRTVAYDIRKREPRWEVAYPDGLTLAGRGIWQDGQLMLPLTGQRVIELDLRQGKISGASTVAQPLGNLFAHRGQLLSIGPSSVVAYYTREALEQQIEQRLAQNPQDVWGLNYRSQLLLSQGDTLAALQQLLDAYAVNPEDDETRYFLADAMLTGLQHDFEQFAAYAEQLDRVLLTAPQRMRYLQLLAQGLSRRGDFPAAFKRLWEIMREQQSAYIAGVLSRSDRIELSWQHWVNLDTWLATELARCYQSCNDQQRQEVQSLIDAEIGRIRGTVLPVRRQLLRNMAQLPMTDNDNLELARALLNRGEQTQAEQLLCWLARSQDADSRRSALELLGLKNQYDQALVRSPSGDFTNSDWRTGVVQRDVERVDTAIYSVGRPIEMIARRFGRPPVAIGVSEGALALSDVDGNPLVNLVYRAATSDLTGNFMTAELRGGLLLLETMSELMAFDIYRGFQRSPGQALLWRSSLDTAGPQEAFQPAQMMVSADEPLGIQTRRRKGDGRKYVELGPWLATVKIMQNGQSVIGLDPYTGRQLWSRDGYSDQVRFAGHWESDQLAVVNPANGKTDVLDARDGTLLRQSEFLVGEMHQRLLDDRLGRWNAWFDSGNWLVDYRSDDASSRVWLRVWNPLTETVLLESKLPKSARATHCDRRLLVVLEPPESLVVVDLESGTVQRHQVPIERDLASVGVMRFADQWVVISSRNALSQRVHLGQPELQANGSLYALNADDLQLSWNQPGRLMNFAIPLQQPRNSPFLVAYRFAAQQEAPMSAALVLLDLRSGQLAQVVDGLNVSGRTFGMRLRPEEQQIVVAVGEQNLRFHVTDQPPPPEPVAHFGGVYEKPRIIKRDEATLFK; encoded by the coding sequence ATGCTCACAAATCTAGCGCGGCAGAGGCGAACTTCAGTTGAGTGCCTGGTGGGTCTACTGTTCCTGCTGGGCAGTACGATCTGTGGCACCGGCGCTTATGGACAATTCCAAGCGCGCGCCGTGACGGAAGACTTGTTTCTGACCGCACCGCGATCGCTGCAGCGTTTGCTGGCCGAGGGACGCTCAGCCATCGCCGACGGACGCTATGCCGAGGGCATCGGTGCTTTGGGAGCCATCCTGCAAGATGACGACCAAACGCTGCCCGAAGACTTGCGCGGGCGCGATTTTTTTCTGGGTCGAGCCACCAATGGCATCTACGCGCAAAGCCTGAAGGGCGAGGTGATTCGAGAATTAAACAAGCTGTCCCCAGAAGCGCGCCAAATCCTGGAGGTGCAGTTTGGCGTGCAGGCACGACAATTATTAGATGCTGGAGTCGCAGCCGGTGATCTGGTGGCGATTGCCAGTGTGGCACGGCGGTTCGTGCATACCCAGGCCGGCTACGACGCGATGGTCTTGCTGGCTCAGTTCAATCTCAGCCACGGATTTCCATTGGCAGCGGCCGATACGCTGCAATCACTGTTGGATTATCCTGCCGCGCGAGAACGCTACGGAGTTCGATTGGCCTTTCATGCCGCTTTGGCTTGGCAACAGTCGGGCAAGACGAGTCGCGCCGAAAAAACACTGGAGTTGGCCGGGCGTGATTTTGCTGGCCAAAGTCTTCAACTGGCCGGGCGGCAAATTCCCATTGAAAACGTTGGCGAAATTATCAAGGTCATCGGCAACGATGGCCAAACTGGAATTACCGACAATAGCACCCCGGATTGGCTTACCACTGGCGGTTCGGCGGCTCGCAACGCTACATCAAAGATCGGGTTGCCACTGCCCAACGAGCGCTGGGAGTGGTTTATCCACAGTAGCCGTCCTGAAGGCCAAGCGCTGCGGGAAGCGGAAGAGACGATGCGCAAGGCCGGTGCCGTATTGCTGCCCAAGCTGGAATTGCGAGCCCTGGATAATACTATCGTATGTCGGAACAATGACGCAACAATCGTTGGGCTGGATTTTGAATCGGGATTGTTGGTTTGGAGACGTCCTTCCAGCGCCGGTGTCGCGCCGCTGAAGCGCGGAGCTTGGGAGAGCGGTGATCAATCGCTGTCAACCGATTTACTGAGCCGAGTTTGGGGAGCCACTTCTTTCGGCAGAATCACCTGCGATGCTCATCGATGCTATCACGTGGTACATCTGCAAGACGAAATGGAATCGACCCGTGGCATGGGCGGCATGATGAGCCTGGCGACCAGTCGCCTAGAAGGCATTAGCTTGGCGCGACAAGGAGCGATCTTGTGGAGTATCGGGGGCAGCGATAGCGACGAACCGCAGTTGTCGACGGCATTCTTTTTGGGGCCTCCGCTACCCTATGCTGGCCAGTTGTACTCGATCGTCGAAAACAATGGTGAAACGGAGCTTGTCGTGCTCGACCCTGAGACAGGCAAGTTGCAGTGGCGGCAACAATTGGCAAGCGCTGCCATGATGCCCATCGGCTTGGACCGCGCACGCCAATCACAAGCACTGACTCCCAGTATTGCCGATGGAGTCATCATCTGCCCCACCGGCGTGGGAGGCATCGTAGCTATCGACTTGCTGACCCGCAGCCTGCGCTGGGGAGCGACTTACGCGGTGCGTGGTGCAATGGGCAATTTTAATAGTCCACTGCTCGGGCAAGATTACCAGCCTCTGCAAAGCCGCTGGTTCGACGAAGGGTTGATCATCGAAAATGGCTTAGTGGTCTTCACTCCGCCCGAATCTGATCTGGTAGTGTGCTACGACCTGCTGACTGGCGAAAAGCTGCTGGAGCGCAAACGCGGCAATGCCTGCTATGCGGCCGGCGTGGATAGCAACAACTTGATTATCGTTGGACCAGATCGCACCGTGGCTTATGACATTCGCAAACGCGAGCCGCGTTGGGAGGTCGCCTACCCCGATGGATTGACTTTGGCGGGTAGAGGCATCTGGCAGGACGGGCAATTGATGCTGCCGCTTACCGGTCAGCGCGTGATCGAGTTGGATCTGCGACAGGGCAAAATCTCAGGCGCCTCCACGGTGGCGCAGCCGCTAGGCAATCTGTTCGCGCATCGGGGCCAGTTGCTGTCCATTGGTCCCAGTAGCGTTGTTGCCTACTATACGCGAGAAGCGCTCGAGCAACAGATCGAGCAACGTCTTGCCCAAAATCCACAAGACGTTTGGGGGCTGAACTACCGTTCCCAGCTCTTACTGTCGCAAGGCGACACGCTCGCAGCCCTGCAACAACTGCTTGACGCCTACGCCGTCAATCCGGAGGACGATGAAACGCGATACTTTTTGGCTGATGCGATGCTAACAGGCTTGCAACATGACTTTGAACAGTTTGCCGCCTATGCCGAACAACTGGATCGTGTCCTGCTAACCGCACCACAACGCATGCGCTACCTGCAACTGCTAGCGCAGGGTTTGTCGCGACGAGGAGATTTCCCAGCAGCCTTTAAGCGACTGTGGGAGATCATGCGTGAGCAGCAGTCGGCATACATCGCAGGTGTCCTGTCGCGCTCGGATCGCATCGAGTTGTCATGGCAACACTGGGTAAATCTGGATACTTGGCTGGCCACTGAATTGGCGCGTTGTTATCAATCGTGTAACGACCAACAACGACAGGAAGTCCAGTCGCTAATCGACGCTGAAATTGGTCGCATCCGCGGAACTGTTTTGCCGGTACGACGGCAGTTGCTGCGCAACATGGCTCAGTTGCCTATGACGGACAACGATAACCTTGAATTGGCTCGAGCCTTGCTTAACCGCGGTGAACAGACGCAAGCCGAACAGTTGCTGTGTTGGTTGGCCCGCAGCCAGGATGCCGATAGTCGCCGGTCTGCTCTCGAACTGCTCGGCCTTAAAAACCAATACGACCAAGCTCTTGTGCGCTCGCCGTCTGGCGACTTCACAAATTCGGATTGGCGGACAGGTGTTGTGCAACGAGATGTCGAAAGGGTTGACACGGCCATCTATTCTGTTGGCCGCCCGATCGAAATGATTGCCAGGCGTTTTGGAAGACCGCCGGTGGCGATTGGTGTATCCGAGGGTGCTCTAGCGCTGTCAGATGTGGATGGAAATCCTTTAGTCAACTTGGTCTATCGAGCCGCGACCTCTGATTTAACCGGCAACTTCATGACAGCGGAGCTGCGTGGCGGATTGCTGTTACTGGAAACAATGTCCGAACTGATGGCCTTCGATATCTATCGCGGCTTTCAGCGTTCGCCGGGACAGGCGTTGCTGTGGCGCAGCTCGTTGGACACGGCCGGTCCTCAGGAAGCATTTCAGCCAGCCCAAATGATGGTATCTGCCGACGAACCACTAGGAATTCAAACTAGGCGGCGCAAAGGCGATGGCCGCAAGTACGTGGAACTAGGTCCGTGGCTGGCGACGGTCAAGATTATGCAGAATGGTCAATCGGTAATAGGATTGGACCCCTACACGGGACGGCAACTCTGGTCGCGCGATGGTTACTCCGATCAGGTGCGATTTGCCGGACATTGGGAGAGCGATCAATTGGCAGTGGTCAATCCGGCCAACGGTAAGACCGATGTACTGGACGCACGCGATGGCACGCTGCTACGACAAAGTGAATTTTTGGTCGGCGAGATGCACCAGCGGCTACTCGATGATCGCCTCGGTCGCTGGAATGCTTGGTTTGACTCTGGCAACTGGCTGGTCGACTATCGTAGCGATGATGCCAGTTCGCGTGTTTGGCTTCGTGTGTGGAACCCGCTGACCGAGACGGTGTTACTGGAAAGCAAGCTTCCTAAGTCTGCGCGTGCTACACACTGTGATCGACGGCTGTTGGTCGTTTTGGAACCACCCGAAAGCCTGGTTGTCGTCGACTTGGAATCGGGAACTGTCCAACGGCATCAAGTTCCTATTGAGCGCGATTTGGCCAGCGTCGGTGTGATGCGATTTGCCGATCAGTGGGTTGTCATATCCAGTCGCAATGCACTGTCTCAACGGGTTCACCTGGGCCAGCCTGAGTTGCAGGCCAATGGCAGCCTGTATGCTCTTAATGCCGACGATTTACAGCTCAGTTGGAACCAGCCCGGGCGGCTGATGAATTTTGCGATACCATTGCAACAACCGCGCAATTCTCCGTTCCTGGTTGCCTATCGCTTTGCAGCTCAACAGGAAGCACCAATGTCGGCCGCTCTGGTTTTATTGGACCTGCGCAGCGGCCAGCTAGCACAGGTTGTGGATGGACTTAACGTCAGTGGCAGAACATTCGGCATGCGGCTTCGACCCGAAGAACAACAGATTGTCGTAGCAGTTGGCGAGCAAAACTTACGATTTCATGTTACTGACCAGCCGCCGCCACCCGAGCCTGTAGCGCACTTCGGCGGCGTCTACGAAAAGCCTCGGATCATCAAACGCGACGAGGCCACGTTGTTCAAATAG